Proteins found in one Parasteatoda tepidariorum isolate YZ-2023 chromosome 7, CAS_Ptep_4.0, whole genome shotgun sequence genomic segment:
- the LOC107452674 gene encoding suppressor of fused homolog → MEGRIIPQTPMFRGYPPIIQRPLIPLGLDALYTACRQIYPDQPNPLQVTALVKFWLGGPDPLDYISMYSNPGNPAADIEPHWHYVSFGLSDLHGDGRVHEISTEETPSGFGFELTFRLKREPNERVPPTWPAAIMQALAKYVFQSENTLCAGDHVSWHCPLDNSDSRIQHMLMCEDPQLGTVQTPYGPVIFVQIVGVCNEELQAAQHWNGPGVIDLMKSIKGAGGPWLITDMKRDTSIFEMDPSVQGAVDQGVATDGSNLTGVSARCSWTERKLIKVEDDEESELERGFSQISVSESEQIKATLKKGLINTKAALPPIRQNDDGYSFPPDDNQRKDLFSNFNGDMPVLGPAELMQKRFLEGIHLRFNLEAGSLLSLALQGRLKHGRHFTFKSVVGDTIITFVPVNVTGAFVDEEHPYAAHGPWLQVLLKEEDIECMLAELTELSELDAFALPKTFEWCDRRLIVTLMHEDF, encoded by the coding sequence ATGGAAGGTAGAATCATACCACAAACTCCGATGTTCAGAGGATATCCACCTATTATTCAAAGACCATTAATTCCACTTGGGTTAGATGCTTTGTATACAGCATGTCGACAAATCTATCCTGATCAACCCAACCCTCTACAAGTTACTGCTCTTGTAAAATTTTGGCTCGGTGGACCTGATCCTTTAGACTATATCAGTATGTATTCTAATCCTGGAAACCCTGCAGCCGATATCGAGCCACACTGGCATTACGTGAGTTTTGGTTTGTCTGACCTACATGGTGATGGACGAGTTCATGAAATTTCTACAGAGGAAACTCCTAGTGGCTTTGGTTTTGAGTTAACTTTCCGTTTAAAACGTGAACCAAACGAGCGGGTACCGCCGACTTGGCCAGCTGCCATAATGCAAGCTCTTGCGAAATATGTATTTCAATCTGAAAACACACTTTGTGCTGGTGATCATGTGTCTTGGCACTGTCCGTTAGATAATAGTGATTCCCGTATACAGCACATGTTGATGTGCGAAGATCCTCAACTGGGCACTGTCCAGACGCCTTATGGCCCTGTTATCTTCGTACAGATAGTTGGGGTTTGCAATGAGGAACTTCAAGCTGCTCAACATTGGAATGGCCCTGGTGTTATTGATCTCATGAAATCGATCAAAGGTGCTGGGGGACCCTGGTTAATAACAGACATGAAAAGAGATACAAGTATCTTTGAAATGGATCCTAGTGTCCAAGGAGCTGTTGATCAAGGTGTGGCCACTGACGGATCTAATCTCACTGGTGTCAGTGCTCGTTGTTCTTGGACAGAGAGGAAATTGATTAAAGTTGAAGACGATGAAGAGTCGGAATTAGAGCGGGGTTTTTCTCAAATCTCTGTTAGCGAATCCGAACAGATCAAAGCGACATTGAAAAAAGGATTAATCAACACTAAGGCAGCCTTACCTCCGATTCGTCAAAATGATGATGGTTACTCTTTCCCTCCTGATGACAATCAAcggaaagatttattttctaactttaatgGTGACATGCCAGTTTTAGGTCCTGCTGAGCTAATGCAGAAAAGATTTCTAGAGGGCATACATTTGCGATTCAATTTGGAAGCTGGTTCTTTATTGTCCTTGGCTCTCCAAGGCAGATTAAAACATGGGCgacattttacatttaaaagtgTAGTTGGAGATACTATCATTACATTTGTTCCTGTGAATGTTACTGGTGCCTTTGTAGATGAAGAACATCCTTATGCAGCTCATGGACCTTGGTTGcaagttcttttaaaagaagaagacaTTGAGTGTATGTTGGCAGAATTGACAGAGCTTTCAGAATTAGATGCTTTTGCACTTCCTAAAACATTTGAGTGGTGTGATAGAAGACTAATAGTCACTTTAATGCATGAAGACTTTTAG